GAATTGTGATGGGTCTGATGGCAAGAAACAATATTTCGCCAGATACTGTTACCTACAGTACTTTACTACACGGATACTGCAATAAAGGGAAGGTATTTGAAGCCAACAATGTTCTGCAAGAGATGATAACAAAGAATTGCTTCCCAAATACTCATACTTGCAACATTCTGCTGCACAGTTTATGGAAAGAGGGAAGAACATCAGAAGCAGAGGAACTACTGCAAAAGATGAATGAGAGAGGTTATGGTTTAGATACTGTGACCTGCAACATCGTGATCGATGGTCTGTGCAATGATGGGAAATTGGACAAAGCAATTGAAATTGTAAGTGGGATGTGGACTCATGGAAGTGCGGCTCTTGGAAACTTAGGGAATTCCTTTGTTGGCCTGGTTGATGATAGTAATAATGGGAATAAATGCCTTCCAGATTTGATCTCATATTCAACCATTATTAGTGGGTTATGCAAGGCTGGGAGGCTTGATGAAGCTAAGAAGAAGTTCATGGAGATGATGGGCAAAAACTTGCACCCTGATTCAGTGATTTATGATACTTTTATACATAGCTTTTGTAAACAAGGAAGGATATCATCTGCATTTCGGGTGTTGAAGGACATGGAGAAGAAAGGTTGCAACAAGAGCATTCAGACTTATAATTCACTAATCCTGGGCTTAGGGAGTAAAAAGCAAATATTTGAAATATATGGGCTGATGGATGAAATGAAAGAGAGGGGAGTCCCTCCTGATGTCTGTACTTACAATAATATGATGTACTGTCTCTGTGAAGTAGAGAGAGTCAAAGATGCAACTTCTCTTTTAGATGAAATGCTGCAAAAGGGCATATCCCCGAATATTTCTACCTTCAGAATATTAATCAAAGCTTTCTGCAAGGGTTGTGATTTTGGAGTCGCACAGGAGTTATTTGACATTGCTTTAAGTGTATGTGGCCACAAGGAAGCCTTATATAGTTTGATGTTTAATGAGTTACTTGCTGGAGGGGAAGTCGCAAAAGCTACAGAGCTATTTGAAGAAGCATTGGACAAGTATTTTTATCTGGGGAACTTCCTTTACAAAGATCTCATTGATAGACTTTGCAAGGATCAAAAGTTAGAGGATGCCTGTAGCATTCTTCACAATATGATGAATAAGGGATACAGGTTTGATTCAGCATCCTTCCTACCAGTAATTGATGGCTTGGGTAAAAGGGGGAATAAGCATGAGGCTGATGAACTGGCAGAGAGAATGATGGAAATGGCATCAGAAGGTAGGATAGCAAATAAGGTTTACCGAAATGAGAGGGATATAATTGGTGGAAAACCAAAGTCTTGTGGAAGTGATTGGCAGACCATAGTGAACAGGTATGATAGAGAAAAATTACTTATAATTCTTTTCTTCTTAACTTCTCTTTTGGCTTTCTTTGTGGTCAAAACTGGACCATGAAGTTTATGCCTGATTTTTATCCCTTCTTTTCCTTGTTGGTCAAACTCATCATAGTTGCATGTGAGGGTGGGGGTAGTCGATCATTTGGATGCATAAACTATAATGCGAGATAAGTGTGCATGATTTGCCTATTTCTTCACAGTGGAAGACACTCTTGGTAACATATCTTCATTTAGTCCACACCTTTTGATCTGCAATGTGTGTTACGCTGAAATACATGAATATTTTGTAGGATTGTGGTTCAAGTGTTACGATTTGTTTAGAGGGTATTGTCTAATTTAGTTGTAGTTCTTTGACACATAAGAGGCTGGGATCAAATCCCACCTCATCAAGGCTTGGTGTTATTTGGACTTCCTTCTTTGATGGGGTTAAGGGGATACTAAAAAACTAAAAGAATTGTAATTCCTTCAAACCAGATATAAAGATGGTTCAAAGAATTGAGTCCCAGAATTTACTGTTTTctggttttctgggtttgaagCCCCTTAGGTTTTTGGTGCACTATATCCTTTCTTAATTTCATTATTAGTTTTTCAATCTATGATGATCTTTCTCACTTGGtatacatttatttatttttttaattttttttccagaGATGATGGCAGTGGAATCGTATTGAAAACTCTTAAGAGGGTGCAGAAAGGCTGGGGTCGAGCGAATCTAACGAGTTTGCGAACCCGGAAAGATGAATTTCTTGATTATTGAAAGGCAACAATTCCCCACCCCCCACTTTCTTGCGAGTATGTTGGAGACAGTGGAGCCCCAAATTATTTAGGCCAAGAGACGACTAACCTTAGTATCTCAATTCTCAGGTATACTTGGTTTCTGAATATCACtgtctttgtttcttttggttTCAAATGAATGTGGTGTTGATGGCTCCTTAGTTTCCATGGTTTAGCTGCTCAAATCCACTGCAAAAGTTTGTAGTATGTGATACCTCAAGCAGCTCACTTTCTGTCACGCTTTTAGCTTGATATTTATTCTTAGAGTTTTCTTTCATCATAAATAATTTATGTTAAATAACTTTACATTGCTGTTGAGTAGAAATTACCATGCTTGTGAATTATTATCATCTGCTTGTGAGGATCAAACCTTTTCTGCTCTCTTTGTATCCTCTCCGCTACCTATTATAGTTTCTTAGTTTCTGGCGCAAAAGCTCAGCCAATATTCCCTTATAGGTTTTTTCATTCGTGACATATATCGAGTGAACATGATAGGGCTTGTACTGTTACAAATCTGCTACTTATTATGTTCAGCCATTATGCTTAGTCTAAGTAGGTATGAAATGTGTGACATTGAAGAATATGCATATTCTTTCATGTATATTCAACTTGCCTTTTGTGATTCGCTGGTATATTATGTGTTTAACCCATGGACTATTTAGTTCCTTGTAAATTACTAAGAGTACTGTCTCCTAAGTTTcgcagaaaataaaaaaataaaaacagaacaAGTGTCGTATTGTATTGTGTCTTTGAAATAATTTGCTTGCATGTTTCTGTTGACTGGAACGTTTTGCAGCTAAGTTGAAGGAAGCTAGAATCCAGTTACCTCCAGAGTCCAGATTGATTTGTCATTCACGGACATGGTGACCCAAGTCATAAATTTGCTTTGGTCTAATCCAGCAGTCCAGCAATCATGGTCCGTGACACTCTACTCAATTATAACATTTACGACGAAAATTTATCTGCGCCGATGTCTCACATCTAGCAGATCATGTTACCTCTAAACTGAGGCAAGTTTTTCCTCGACCATTGTGGGTATCATTTAGTACATTATGAGTAGCACACGAGCGATGCATGTGAGAGAACCGTTGTATATATCTAAGTCGTCGGCAATTAATGTAcaactgatatatatatatatctttaaagtgaaaatttgaaaaatgcTCCAGAATTTTATCTAGTTCTGCATTCAGCATAGTGTTTAGACTACCTTCATGATTATAaaagatgtgtgtgtgtgtgtgtgtgtttgtacATATCCGTAAAGGGACTTGGAAAATGAATATGGCAGGTTACATCATTCAACTGTTTATGGATTACTGATCAGATGGACTCGGTTTAGAGTGACCGAAGATTGATCGGCTACATTAACGACAGATATCTCTTAAGAGAAATATCCCTGCATATAAAGATAATGAGGCGAATCTGATCTTAAAGAAAACATTATATTTACTTTACCCTAAAGAATTTAATTACAACTACAGACACTGAATCTCACCAAATAGAATATTCATACAATGAAAGTTCCACAGATAAAATCTGACATAGATGTACTCTATGATTTATACAGGCGGGGATAGatactattcaaaaaaaaaaaaaaaaaaacatacgaTTTAATGGTCCTACATTCCTAGTGAATAATAACAGCACAGTTCGTTTATTTGACTTAATAGATTAACCATTTTATCTATAAAATAAGATCTAATGGCTTTTATGCTGACTGACATCGAACTGAACAGATCCTAAATTCTCAACCATCAACGTGTATAATTCCTCTCTAACAATTTTCAACCATCAACAGCCTAGTATACTCTTTGAACCTAAACAACGTGTGCCGAGTAGAAAGCAGTAGTCTCATAATGTTATGATGGACTGCTGTTGCCAAAAGAACTTGCTAGATTTGGATAAAGAGCTTGCTATTGTTGAAGGCATAGCCTGACTGTGCAGCCTGGAGAAGAGCTGTATATCTTCATACACTCTTCAAGGTCAGAATCAAATGTCAAATGAACCCACTCGCAATCATCATCGAGATACTCTATCTCAATTCTACTGATATTCCAAGTTGAATCGTCTTGCTATCTCCAGTAGCAAGTCTCTGAAAGAACAATTTGGTAGCATGCTGAACCTTAACTTTTCATCCCTGAAAGTGGCTTTATCGCTAAAGATACCCCCATCCTGTGAAGAGCTACGGCTACTACTGCTTCCTGGTTAGGGAGGCAGATTCTCAAAATTTGAGTTTTCGCTGAAGGACTTGTGGCTTTGGGATGTATGGATGAGCTTTGTTTCCTGATCTTGAAATGAGGCATGCAATTCTGCGTCACCGCAAGCTCTCTTTAGCACTCCAACAGGGTCTTCTTTCATTAAAGCATCCTCTCCGCTCAAGGAACTCATAGAGATATGTTGCTGGTGCACTCCTGGAACACAAACACTTTGGCCAGAAGTCTGACTGCAAGAGGACGATGGTGACTTTGTAGTGGTTCCATGGCTGAATATGCCGCCAGTCTGATCATGATGAGGGTGCACTTGCTTTCAATGGTCACTCATATTCAACAACGAATATTGAGCAGCATTCCCTGGAAACTTTGGAGAATTCAATTCTGGGAAGCTATTGTAGAAGGATCCAATGTGAATAGCTCCCTCAGCGCCTTGAACCGAGTCGATTACAAGCTGGAGTTTCTTGAGAGAGTGGCCAACCTTTTTTATCTTTCGGGGAGGCCATCTGGTCGTGCTGCCTGCATATCCTTTTCAGTTAGTGGGGCAAACTGCATTTGAAACAAAGTTAGATATTATTGATAATTTAGCAATGGTCTAAATCTGGAAACAATGGCTAGAACTGCGTATGAATGTTATGTTGCCTTTAGAGGAATCTAATTTTAGCAACAAGAAAGGATTTTCGATCCTGAATCAGATCTAGATTTCACCTAGTGTCATGTTATATCAATATTTATAAAGACTTGCATAAAAATTTCATATTATATATGTGAGGGATATTTCATAAAAATTGCATAAAAATTTCATGTTAATGCACTTTTCTTAGTATTCCCATTTTTTCGTTAACATTGCTTCATTTTCTGTCATTAAAACACAAGTTAATGATAAGGGGAAATGTGTGGGGATTGCATTTCAGTCTCTTACGCATGAAGATGTGGAAAATATAGGCTATGTCATACCAATACCAGTTATTAACTTATTATGcacttctttcaaaaaaaaaaaaaaaaaaaaaaaaaaaaaaaccttattaTGCACTTCATTTTGGATTATGAGAAGAATGGTGCATATACAGGTCTGTTAATTGTTACTAGCTTAATGTTTAGTGCTTACTTCTTCTTGTCCCAacagtaattgttatttgtataTGCAGTAGTGAAAAACTCCTCTCATTTTTGCTTTAGTTCTGATTGTCATTTGTGGTATTACAGGGTTCCTAATTCTTGGAATTGAGTGGCAAAAGATAGAAAATCCTGATCTGCCTATGTCAATGGGGATGGGACTTGATCAAAAGGGTGTGCGAATCAGAAGAATGGAGCCTACATCTCCTGAATCTCATATTCTGAAATCATCGGATGTTCTTCTTAGCTTTGATGGGTTA
The sequence above is a segment of the Rosa rugosa unplaced genomic scaffold, drRosRugo1.1 SCAFFOLD_194, whole genome shotgun sequence genome. Coding sequences within it:
- the LOC133724276 gene encoding pentatricopeptide repeat-containing protein At2g17140, which translates into the protein MEEATSLPKALLNNTNNPKLAWHLFKRILSSSSSSHLSLRSLTIIARILISAKMHPEIDALHHLLLHSQPPQTLRPCLVSLVRIFAKSRLADKTLSHFKSLRSHFPNDPPSVYLYNLLLQSALRENDVDYVLWLYKDMIVSGVKPETYTFNLLICALCDCGRLEDARQVFDKMRDKGCQPNEYSVGILVRGYCRAGLSSGGLEVLDCGVVPNRVVYNTLVSSFCKEGRTDEAEKLVERMREEGMFPDVITFNSRISALCSAGKILEASRIFRDMHMDQALGLPQPNVVTYNLMLQGFCKEGMLEEAESLFKSTEKAGGLINIESYNIWLLGLVRNKKLLEARLVLKEMVDKGIEPNIYSYNIVINGLCKNGMLRDARIVMGLMARNNISPDTVTYSTLLHGYCNKGKVFEANNVLQEMITKNCFPNTHTCNILLHSLWKEGRTSEAEELLQKMNERGYGLDTVTCNIVIDGLCNDGKLDKAIEIVSGMWTHGSAALGNLGNSFVGLVDDSNNGNKCLPDLISYSTIISGLCKAGRLDEAKKKFMEMMGKNLHPDSVIYDTFIHSFCKQGRISSAFRVLKDMEKKGCNKSIQTYNSLILGLGSKKQIFEIYGLMDEMKERGVPPDVCTYNNMMYCLCEVERVKDATSLLDEMLQKGISPNISTFRILIKAFCKGCDFGVAQELFDIALSVCGHKEALYSLMFNELLAGGEVAKATELFEEALDKYFYLGNFLYKDLIDRLCKDQKLEDACSILHNMMNKGYRFDSASFLPVIDGLGKRGNKHEADELAERMMEMASEGRIANKVYRNERDIIGGKPKSCGSDWQTIVNRDDGSGIVLKTLKRVQKGWGRANLTSLRTRKDEFLDY